The proteins below come from a single Chryseobacterium bernardetii genomic window:
- a CDS encoding ISAon1 family transposase N-terminal region protein: MLSDHDLLKLLLPEFLVEHFDILKAETHDAELHIYFEERNSIPHEFKERRLESKGFLPEIIVDDYPLRGKIVKLHVKRRRWTDKSSGEILQRDWQLVAKGTRMTKDLAVFLKKISRH, encoded by the coding sequence ATGTTAAGCGATCACGACCTTCTTAAATTATTACTTCCGGAATTTTTAGTAGAGCACTTTGATATCCTCAAAGCAGAAACTCATGATGCAGAACTTCATATTTATTTTGAAGAAAGAAACAGTATTCCCCATGAATTTAAAGAAAGGAGACTTGAATCCAAGGGCTTTTTACCTGAAATCATTGTAGATGATTATCCATTACGGGGTAAAATCGTAAAGCTCCATGTTAAAAGAAGGAGATGGACAGATAAATCCTCCGGTGAGATCCTTCAGAGAGACTGGCAGCTTGTAGCGAAAGGCACACGGATGACAAAGGATTTGGCAGTCTTCTTAAAAAAAATTAGCAGACACTAA
- a CDS encoding acyltransferase family protein: MNRDLYIDFAKGLATLSIIFIHTAFWSGQFYIPAEVRVFSLVFDVALFYALSGITSGANIEKTFYRLLKLQITYMIFVTFLFFLDYFFKVFGLTFFSLEWLQGFYSTFGSKYSTTSISAIPQWQNLGNWYLHQYTNADTFPVVMGSFWYLKVYYILTVLGVLILRFFPKHINWFIGLCIGLTLLFNIFPEYYPTGQVGYVAFYMAVFLIGNRMRGRKIPAKLIPVLYALVGVALTWMFWYYGNEIFYKINKNKFPPQIPYIIWAQFSLVTLFVLYNRLKVTKENIITYIGKNAIFFYFAQGISSSLVYFIVVPLKENMSWWALMVIIYGINIILALIISAGLKKIDTLGWNVLEFLRKKTAIKD, from the coding sequence ATGAACAGAGACCTCTACATTGATTTCGCCAAAGGACTGGCTACCCTCTCCATTATCTTCATCCATACAGCATTCTGGTCGGGACAGTTTTATATTCCGGCAGAAGTAAGGGTCTTCTCTCTTGTTTTTGATGTTGCATTATTCTATGCATTAAGCGGAATCACTTCAGGAGCCAATATTGAGAAAACTTTTTACAGGTTGCTCAAGCTACAGATCACTTATATGATCTTTGTAACTTTTCTGTTCTTTTTAGATTATTTCTTTAAAGTATTTGGCCTTACTTTCTTTTCTTTGGAATGGCTGCAGGGCTTTTATTCAACATTTGGATCAAAATATTCTACAACCAGTATATCAGCAATACCTCAATGGCAAAACCTTGGCAACTGGTATCTTCATCAATACACTAATGCCGATACATTCCCGGTTGTTATGGGAAGCTTCTGGTATTTAAAAGTTTATTATATCCTTACCGTTCTGGGCGTATTAATCCTAAGGTTTTTCCCAAAACATATCAATTGGTTTATTGGGCTTTGTATTGGTTTAACTTTATTGTTCAACATTTTCCCGGAGTATTATCCGACCGGACAGGTTGGTTATGTTGCTTTTTATATGGCAGTATTCTTAATTGGAAACAGGATGCGTGGAAGAAAAATTCCAGCCAAACTTATTCCTGTTTTATATGCTCTTGTAGGCGTGGCTTTAACATGGATGTTCTGGTATTATGGAAATGAAATTTTCTACAAAATCAATAAAAATAAATTTCCGCCACAAATTCCATACATCATTTGGGCACAGTTCTCATTGGTTACATTATTTGTCCTCTATAACAGGTTAAAAGTAACTAAAGAAAATATCATTACTTATATTGGTAAGAATGCTATTTTCTTCTATTTTGCCCAGGGAATAAGCTCATCCTTGGTTTATTTTATAGTAGTTCCACTGAAAGAAAACATGTCCTGGTGGGCCTTGATGGTCATTATTTATGGCATTAACATCATCCTGGCATTAATTATTTCCGCAGGGCTGAAAAAAATAGATACATTAGGATGGAATGTTCTCGAATTTTTAAGAAAGAAAACAGCCATTAAGGACTGA
- the rpmA gene encoding 50S ribosomal protein L27, with protein MAHKKGVGSSKNGRESHSKRLGVKIFGGQAAIAGNIIVRQRGTQHHPGDNVGIGKDHTLFALVDGKVVFRKKANNRSFVSVEPNA; from the coding sequence ATGGCACACAAGAAAGGAGTCGGTAGTTCCAAGAACGGTAGAGAGTCTCACTCTAAAAGATTAGGTGTGAAGATTTTCGGAGGACAAGCAGCTATTGCCGGAAATATTATTGTTAGACAAAGAGGTACTCAACACCACCCAGGTGATAACGTTGGTATCGGTAAAGACCACACTTTGTTTGCATTAGTAGATGGTAAAGTAGTTTTCAGAAAGAAAGCAAACAACAGATCTTTCGTATCTGTAGAGCCAAACGCATAA
- the miaE gene encoding tRNA-(ms[2]io[6]A)-hydroxylase: MFKLKLPTDPRWANIAEGNIEEILTDHAWCEQKAATNAIGLITMLPEYPEIVTELLAIAQEELDHFNQVHEIIKKRGYKFGRARKDDYVNELAKFIIQGSREDLIVDKMLFAAMIEARSCERFKVLTENIKDEELKVFYRELMISEANHYTTFIGFARQLGDPEKVNERWDAWLEYEASIIKSYGNKETIHG, translated from the coding sequence ATGTTTAAGTTGAAACTCCCAACCGATCCAAGGTGGGCAAATATTGCAGAAGGAAACATCGAAGAAATTTTAACAGACCATGCCTGGTGCGAGCAAAAAGCCGCTACCAATGCAATCGGGCTGATCACCATGCTTCCTGAATACCCAGAGATTGTTACAGAACTTCTTGCTATTGCTCAGGAAGAGCTGGATCATTTCAACCAGGTTCACGAAATCATCAAAAAGCGAGGCTACAAGTTTGGAAGAGCCAGAAAAGATGATTATGTGAATGAGCTGGCAAAATTTATCATACAGGGAAGCAGGGAAGATCTTATTGTAGACAAAATGCTTTTCGCAGCCATGATTGAGGCCCGAAGCTGTGAAAGATTCAAAGTTCTTACTGAAAATATCAAAGATGAAGAACTAAAAGTCTTCTACAGGGAACTTATGATCTCAGAAGCCAACCATTATACAACCTTCATTGGATTTGCAAGACAGCTTGGGGATCCTGAAAAGGTAAATGAAAGATGGGATGCATGGTTAGAATATGAAGCCAGTATCATTAAATCCTACGGAAATAAAGAAACCATCCACGGTTAA
- a CDS encoding T9SS type A sorting domain-containing protein, whose product MLSILASFSWQAQIKVLFDATKAEMAGNADWVIDADVHNLSFSANGITTTGTESNPQRFPVPAQSGITAATTETYWQGALSNWGIDLVRQGYIVETLPYSGSITYGNSSNPQDLSNYKVFIVVEPNIRFTTSEKTAMLNFVANGGGLFLISDHTISDRNNDGWDSPAIWNDFFTSNGIVNDPFGISFNLNNVSQVSSNFAPAGVNPAILNGPQGTPTQMKFSNGATMTLNKNNNASTQGLIFTTGSSTSGTTNVMFATSTYGNGKICALGDSSVPDDGTGDTNDTLYNGYTGDANGNHRPLLVNAVVWLAGSSSLGVHDLTVKKEVVIYPNPATDYVHIENTQFKTYRILDETGKLVGSGILPDNGVINVQYLPAGVYYIMLQSDNETQSTKLVKK is encoded by the coding sequence ATGTTGAGCATACTGGCATCTTTTAGCTGGCAGGCACAGATTAAAGTACTGTTTGATGCTACTAAGGCGGAAATGGCAGGAAACGCAGATTGGGTTATAGATGCGGATGTTCACAATCTAAGCTTTTCTGCTAACGGCATAACTACAACGGGAACAGAATCTAATCCGCAAAGATTTCCGGTTCCTGCCCAAAGCGGAATTACTGCTGCTACTACAGAAACGTATTGGCAGGGAGCTTTAAGCAATTGGGGAATTGACCTGGTACGACAAGGTTATATTGTAGAAACGTTACCTTATAGTGGAAGTATCACTTATGGAAATTCATCCAATCCGCAAGATCTTTCCAATTATAAAGTTTTTATTGTAGTTGAACCCAATATCAGATTTACAACATCAGAAAAAACTGCGATGCTTAATTTTGTAGCAAATGGAGGGGGCCTTTTCTTGATTTCGGATCATACAATAAGTGATAGAAATAATGATGGCTGGGATTCTCCCGCGATCTGGAATGACTTTTTTACCTCCAATGGTATAGTAAACGATCCTTTTGGTATTAGTTTTAATCTGAATAATGTCTCTCAAGTGAGTTCAAACTTTGCACCGGCTGGTGTAAATCCTGCTATTCTGAATGGCCCGCAGGGAACTCCAACCCAAATGAAATTTTCCAATGGAGCTACAATGACCTTAAATAAAAATAATAATGCCTCCACCCAAGGGCTTATATTCACAACAGGTTCTTCAACGAGCGGTACTACCAATGTAATGTTTGCAACATCTACTTATGGAAATGGAAAAATATGTGCATTAGGCGATAGTTCTGTTCCGGATGATGGCACTGGGGATACTAATGATACATTATATAACGGATACACAGGAGATGCTAATGGAAACCATAGGCCTCTTTTGGTAAATGCAGTGGTTTGGCTGGCTGGTTCTTCAAGTCTTGGCGTTCATGATTTGACCGTGAAGAAGGAAGTTGTAATATATCCTAATCCGGCTACAGATTATGTGCATATAGAAAATACACAGTTCAAAACTTATAGGATTTTAGATGAGACAGGAAAGTTGGTAGGGTCTGGAATACTTCCGGATAACGGAGTAATCAATGTTCAATATTTACCTGCTGGTGTATATTATATAATGTTGCAGTCCGATAACGAAACCCAATCTACGAAATTGGTTAAAAAATAA
- the rplU gene encoding 50S ribosomal protein L21, whose product MFAIVEIAGLQYKVEQDQKLFVNRLKGDKGGKVSFDKVLLTVNGAITVGAPAVSGITVEAEILDHVKADKVIVFKKKRRKGYKVKNGHRQSLTQIVITGITGFEGGAKKAAAKKETVKSEVLSDNATVNFSEDHELNYHLKKNNLSQSKENRETLITLGKAVKVELEKNVLTHEEVDAAIIKNIDQFKALNK is encoded by the coding sequence ATGTTTGCAATTGTAGAAATAGCAGGGCTTCAATACAAAGTTGAGCAAGACCAGAAGTTGTTTGTAAACCGTTTAAAAGGAGACAAAGGAGGAAAAGTTTCTTTCGATAAAGTACTTCTTACTGTAAACGGTGCAATCACTGTAGGCGCCCCAGCTGTAAGCGGAATCACTGTAGAGGCAGAGATTCTTGACCACGTAAAAGCTGATAAAGTAATCGTTTTCAAAAAGAAAAGAAGAAAAGGTTACAAAGTGAAAAACGGTCACAGACAATCTTTAACTCAAATCGTAATCACTGGTATTACAGGATTTGAAGGCGGAGCTAAAAAAGCTGCTGCTAAAAAAGAAACTGTAAAGTCTGAAGTTCTTTCTGACAACGCAACTGTTAACTTTAGTGAAGATCACGAGTTGAACTACCACTTAAAGAAAAACAATTTGTCTCAGTCTAAAGAAAACAGAGAAACTTTAATTACTTTAGGTAAAGCAGTTAAAGTTGAATTAGAGAAAAATGTTCTTACTCATGAAGAAGTAGATGCTGCTATCATTAAGAATATTGATCAATTTAAAGCACTTAACAAATAA
- a CDS encoding neutral zinc metallopeptidase: protein MKRNFNLCLIAGAIAATFLTACSDDKMEETVLPQQESLSAKIEQPGAIEKNCSYVDNNWSSSSVLMTGLQNSTDTNFMNAQMTKIASLWGRSNPTLRFVNDPSNFNSTYNAISYSTGKIYYGYAIYYDAKAKGGDIVNAMILAHEYGHQLQYIFGLPSVSENTARPNELEADGFAGYYLRRPNGYNKTSFPEIAAAYEFAQSIGDYQTSSPGHHGTPAQRRSAVRLGFLLGQYDLNASNFDYNFFYYYQGVLNGTYKMAKNTVNPEIDAYMSQYIDELRKIQSGEISAEEFKHLQ from the coding sequence ATGAAAAGAAACTTTAATCTCTGCTTAATAGCAGGCGCCATTGCTGCAACATTCCTGACAGCATGTAGTGATGACAAGATGGAAGAAACTGTTCTTCCTCAACAGGAAAGCCTTAGTGCAAAAATTGAACAACCTGGAGCAATTGAAAAAAACTGCTCTTACGTAGACAACAACTGGAGCTCCTCTTCAGTTTTAATGACCGGACTTCAGAACTCCACAGACACCAATTTTATGAATGCCCAAATGACTAAAATTGCAAGCTTATGGGGAAGAAGCAATCCTACTTTAAGATTTGTGAACGATCCATCCAACTTCAATTCAACGTACAATGCCATCTCCTACTCTACAGGAAAGATCTATTATGGATACGCCATCTATTATGATGCAAAAGCCAAAGGTGGAGATATTGTAAATGCGATGATCCTTGCTCATGAATACGGGCATCAGCTACAGTATATCTTTGGACTTCCTTCAGTAAGCGAAAACACAGCCAGACCTAATGAGCTTGAAGCAGATGGCTTCGCTGGGTATTATCTGAGAAGACCAAACGGTTACAACAAGACAAGCTTCCCAGAAATTGCTGCAGCTTATGAATTTGCACAAAGCATCGGAGATTATCAGACATCAAGTCCGGGCCACCACGGGACTCCGGCACAGAGAAGATCAGCCGTTCGTTTAGGTTTCCTTTTAGGACAGTATGACCTTAATGCATCCAACTTTGATTATAACTTCTTCTATTATTATCAGGGAGTTCTTAACGGAACTTATAAAATGGCTAAAAACACTGTAAACCCTGAAATTGATGCTTACATGAGCCAATATATAGATGAGTTGAGAAAAATTCAGTCTGGAGAAATTTCAGCAGAAGAATTTAAACATCTTCAGTAA
- a CDS encoding ISAon1 family transposase — MAEFFGIKGKTFQRQYKNNLSEYHSWEQKPHAEDWIIYPENVSASLSLDEVALSDGELYTVLTSKKAKGRKGSIVAMIKGTQSDFVITHLLKISRKLRMKVNEITLDMAGSMKRIAQRCFPDAVQVIDRFHVQKLSIEALQEIRIRHRWEAIEMENNPFNSHSAETEVFANGDTRKQLLVRSRYLLYKSREKWTLSQKQRASILFTQYPDLEQAYELTDGLRKIYNQNISKSVAMTKLAHWFRNVEEAEFKSFSTLRKTIMNHYRNILNYFDQRSTNAAAESFNAKIKNFRMQLRGVKEAQSQKLGGMLSSFIFASC; from the coding sequence ATAGCAGAATTTTTCGGGATCAAAGGCAAGACCTTCCAGAGGCAATACAAGAATAATCTCAGCGAATATCATAGCTGGGAACAAAAACCGCACGCAGAGGACTGGATCATTTACCCTGAAAATGTCTCAGCCTCCTTATCTTTAGACGAAGTAGCATTATCTGATGGAGAACTTTATACCGTTCTTACCTCCAAAAAAGCAAAAGGGAGAAAAGGAAGTATTGTTGCTATGATAAAAGGTACCCAGAGTGATTTTGTCATCACACATCTTTTGAAGATCAGCAGAAAACTTCGGATGAAGGTAAACGAAATTACATTGGATATGGCGGGTTCCATGAAGCGTATTGCCCAACGCTGCTTTCCTGATGCAGTACAGGTTATTGATCGTTTTCATGTTCAGAAGCTGTCCATAGAGGCCCTTCAGGAGATCAGGATCAGGCATCGCTGGGAAGCCATTGAAATGGAAAACAATCCTTTTAACAGTCACTCAGCTGAAACAGAAGTTTTTGCAAATGGAGATACCCGGAAACAGCTCTTGGTAAGAAGCAGGTATTTACTATATAAAAGCCGTGAGAAATGGACTCTGTCCCAGAAACAAAGAGCTTCGATCCTTTTTACCCAGTATCCTGATCTGGAACAGGCATATGAATTGACTGATGGACTTAGAAAAATTTATAACCAGAATATTTCGAAATCTGTAGCCATGACTAAACTGGCCCATTGGTTTAGAAATGTGGAAGAAGCAGAGTTTAAATCTTTTTCTACCTTAAGAAAAACAATAATGAATCATTATAGAAATATTCTCAACTACTTTGATCAAAGAAGCACCAATGCTGCTGCTGAATCTTTCAATGCGAAAATAAAAAACTTCAGAATGCAGCTCAGAGGAGTAAAAGAGGCTCAGTCTCAAAAGTTGGGGGGAATGTTAAGTAGTTTTATCTTTGCATCATGTTAA
- a CDS encoding bacteriocin-like protein: MKNSKKLTKRQLKTIVGGERCPIPATWCSEWCGWTAWQKAHCLNAVIDEMPCNC; this comes from the coding sequence ATGAAAAATTCAAAAAAATTAACTAAAAGACAATTAAAAACAATTGTTGGAGGTGAAAGATGCCCGATTCCTGCTACATGGTGCAGCGAGTGGTGCGGATGGACAGCCTGGCAAAAAGCCCATTGTCTGAATGCTGTTATTGATGAAATGCCTTGTAATTGCTAA
- a CDS encoding DUF5686 family protein encodes MMLNKNSKKHYFIFFFLTIASFAYAQKRASGKIVDAKNNKEVSKVDIFINDNTAPSLTTTSGSFTVQSDSIIQRLKFVRKNYTTETLDITPDNAENIFIQLSQAKVSNIQEVVIQAGKPKYKSKKENPAYAIMQKVWAQKRNNGLEKFDTYSYKEYEKTQFDLNNIDSAFMKKKIFNKLDFIFDYADSTASGRLGLPIFLNEAVYENYGKNKPDKDSKRTLVAQKTSGFQDNQVITVSAKNLYRDINIYDNTLNYFDIGFQSPAGTDGFGTYDYSLVDTISIRGEKAFQIRYQPKRKDVLAFQGNLYIDTDSYAVLGATLRSTQKINVNFVNSVYTQLEYDNPDETTFLPKRLVTEVEMSPFSKKKGSKSIIAKKSVDYSNYEFNIPLDPKVFKRKEEEYEDKFTDKDEAYWTKARPDTLSKSEQGVYKMLDQLQQTPKFNRMVKLFETLGSRYYNAFKGVDFGPIFSVYGRNEVEGDRIRVGARSYFGLNDPWRVQFYTAYGFKDQQVKYGVEARYMFNRLNRFMIGAGTSRDIVQLGGQLTSGDGVASRSLSSSTFFARGENISLSSVNQTSVFAAIEPWKNIQIRVDGVMQSIKSAIPEKFNLMYYQPDGQLRKTVNDSHVTISLIAKPGARFSQTGIDRYQARNLAPTIVLRYTRGIEGLFNADFNYDKLQFMFYKPFLIGTLGKTIVNFEAGKNFNTVPLALQNVIPANLSYGLAPNTFSQLNYYEFVADAYTTLHLEHHFNGKILSYIPLIKKLKLREVAFIRGAYGTLSDASKAINVEGFKYSAPSEHIYYEYGFGIENIGIGNLRIFRVDFNWRGNYLDRPDISKFGVKAGFQVGF; translated from the coding sequence ATGATGTTAAACAAGAACTCCAAAAAACACTATTTTATATTTTTTTTCCTGACCATTGCCAGCTTCGCATACGCTCAAAAAAGGGCCAGCGGAAAGATTGTTGATGCCAAAAATAACAAAGAAGTAAGTAAGGTAGATATTTTTATCAATGATAATACAGCTCCTTCTTTGACCACTACTTCGGGAAGCTTTACCGTTCAGTCTGACAGTATTATTCAAAGACTGAAATTTGTTAGAAAAAACTATACTACAGAAACTCTCGATATTACTCCTGATAATGCAGAAAACATTTTTATTCAGCTTTCCCAAGCCAAGGTAAGCAATATCCAGGAAGTGGTTATCCAGGCAGGAAAACCTAAATACAAAAGCAAGAAAGAAAACCCGGCCTACGCTATCATGCAAAAAGTTTGGGCCCAAAAAAGAAATAACGGACTGGAAAAATTTGATACCTATTCATACAAGGAATATGAAAAGACTCAATTTGACCTTAATAATATAGACAGTGCTTTTATGAAGAAAAAAATCTTCAATAAGCTGGATTTTATTTTTGATTATGCAGATTCTACTGCCAGCGGCAGGCTTGGGCTGCCTATTTTCCTTAATGAAGCTGTTTATGAAAATTATGGTAAAAACAAACCGGATAAAGACAGTAAAAGAACTTTAGTTGCTCAAAAAACATCTGGATTTCAGGACAATCAGGTAATTACTGTTTCTGCAAAGAACCTTTACAGAGATATTAATATTTATGATAATACTTTAAATTATTTTGATATTGGATTTCAAAGCCCGGCTGGAACAGATGGATTCGGAACATATGACTACAGCCTTGTAGATACCATTTCTATTCGCGGAGAGAAGGCTTTTCAAATAAGATATCAGCCTAAGCGTAAGGATGTACTGGCATTTCAGGGAAACCTTTATATAGATACAGACAGCTATGCCGTTTTGGGAGCTACTTTAAGATCAACACAAAAAATCAATGTTAACTTCGTTAACAGTGTATATACTCAACTGGAATACGATAATCCGGATGAAACAACTTTTCTTCCAAAAAGATTGGTTACGGAAGTTGAAATGAGCCCATTTTCTAAGAAGAAAGGCTCTAAAAGTATTATTGCCAAAAAATCTGTTGATTATTCTAATTATGAGTTCAACATTCCTCTTGATCCTAAAGTTTTCAAACGAAAGGAGGAGGAATATGAAGATAAATTTACGGACAAAGACGAGGCTTACTGGACAAAAGCAAGACCAGATACTTTATCTAAATCTGAACAGGGTGTATATAAAATGTTGGACCAACTACAGCAAACACCGAAGTTCAACCGCATGGTAAAACTTTTTGAAACCCTTGGTTCACGTTATTATAATGCTTTTAAAGGCGTAGACTTCGGCCCTATCTTCTCTGTATACGGCAGAAACGAGGTAGAAGGAGACAGAATAAGAGTGGGTGCAAGATCATATTTCGGGTTGAATGACCCATGGAGAGTTCAGTTCTATACTGCTTATGGCTTTAAAGATCAGCAGGTAAAATATGGTGTTGAAGCACGATATATGTTTAACAGACTCAACCGTTTTATGATTGGGGCAGGAACCAGCAGAGATATTGTTCAGCTTGGCGGACAGCTCACTTCAGGAGATGGAGTAGCGTCGCGTTCCTTATCTTCAAGTACTTTTTTTGCAAGAGGCGAGAATATTTCTTTAAGTTCTGTAAACCAAACAAGTGTTTTTGCGGCTATTGAGCCATGGAAAAATATACAGATAAGAGTTGATGGAGTTATGCAAAGTATCAAATCTGCCATTCCTGAGAAATTTAACCTTATGTATTATCAGCCGGATGGGCAATTAAGAAAAACAGTGAATGATTCACATGTTACCATCAGTCTGATCGCTAAACCGGGCGCCAGATTTTCGCAAACCGGAATTGACAGATATCAGGCAAGAAACCTTGCTCCTACTATTGTTTTACGATATACCAGAGGTATTGAAGGATTATTTAATGCCGATTTCAATTATGACAAACTTCAGTTTATGTTCTACAAGCCATTCCTGATCGGAACATTAGGGAAAACTATCGTCAATTTTGAAGCTGGGAAAAATTTCAACACTGTTCCTTTAGCTTTACAGAATGTTATTCCCGCCAACCTTTCTTATGGTTTAGCTCCAAATACGTTCTCCCAGCTTAATTATTATGAATTTGTTGCTGATGCTTATACTACCCTTCATTTGGAACATCACTTTAACGGAAAGATCCTTTCTTATATTCCTCTGATCAAAAAGCTAAAACTTAGAGAAGTTGCCTTTATCAGAGGAGCATACGGAACTTTAAGTGATGCATCCAAAGCAATTAATGTAGAGGGGTTCAAATATTCAGCTCCCAGCGAGCATATTTACTATGAATATGGATTTGGTATTGAAAATATAGGAATTGGTAACCTGAGAATTTTCAGAGTAGATTTCAACTGGAGAGGAAATTATCTTGACAGGCCTGATATTTCAAAATTCGGTGTGAAGGCTGGCTTCCAGGTAGGATTCTAA
- a CDS encoding DUF502 domain-containing protein — MKKPSFESIANLFLKNFFQGLVIIGPIGLTIFVIWYIVSAIDNLVPSLAKQVPGLVFVSIILLTAILGYLGNKFVVGRFFFDTMDSLLEKTPGVKHIYTPTKDVMSSFVGDKKKFNDPVWVKTNENPEIWRIGFLTQKEMSDVDKHNYVAVYLPHSYAISGWVIVTEEKNIKPVVGMTAASAMKFAVSGGVAGFHSDENIFKAPE; from the coding sequence TTGAAAAAACCAAGCTTTGAAAGTATTGCCAATCTATTCCTGAAAAACTTTTTTCAGGGACTGGTTATTATTGGACCAATCGGGCTGACAATTTTTGTGATCTGGTATATTGTAAGTGCTATAGACAATCTTGTTCCTTCACTTGCAAAACAGGTTCCGGGGCTTGTTTTCGTTTCTATCATATTACTTACCGCTATTTTAGGTTATCTGGGAAACAAGTTTGTAGTGGGAAGGTTCTTTTTTGACACTATGGATAGTTTACTGGAAAAAACCCCTGGAGTAAAACATATTTATACTCCTACAAAGGACGTTATGTCTTCATTTGTGGGCGACAAGAAAAAATTCAACGATCCTGTATGGGTAAAGACCAATGAGAATCCAGAGATCTGGAGAATCGGTTTTTTAACCCAAAAAGAAATGTCGGACGTTGACAAGCATAATTACGTTGCGGTATATTTACCCCATTCCTATGCCATTTCGGGATGGGTAATTGTTACTGAAGAAAAAAACATCAAACCTGTAGTGGGAATGACTGCTGCTTCTGCCATGAAGTTTGCCGTAAGCGGCGGTGTAGCCGGATTCCATTCTGATGAAAATATATTTAAAGCACCGGAATAA